The following are encoded in a window of Bacillus sp. SORGH_AS_0510 genomic DNA:
- a CDS encoding disulfide oxidoreductase — MNKSLLLSWVAALIATLGSLYFSEVLHYIPCTLCWYQRIFMYPLAIILGIAVYRNDIGVHKYVLPLSVVGMLISGYHTLLQKIPYLQQFEMCTSGVPCARDYINWLGFITIPLLAFVAFTIITVSLVLLAQSQKER; from the coding sequence ATGAATAAATCTTTATTACTTTCATGGGTTGCTGCTCTTATTGCCACGCTTGGAAGCTTATATTTTAGTGAAGTGTTGCACTACATTCCGTGTACACTTTGCTGGTATCAAAGAATCTTTATGTATCCATTAGCGATTATCTTAGGAATAGCCGTTTACCGAAATGATATAGGAGTACATAAATATGTGCTGCCATTGTCTGTAGTCGGGATGCTGATCTCTGGCTATCATACCCTGTTGCAAAAGATTCCATATTTACAGCAGTTTGAAATGTGTACATCTGGTGTACCTTGCGCAAGAGATTACATCAATTGGCTTGGTTTTATTACCATTCCTTTATTAGCCTTTGTAGCGTTCACTATTATTACAGTGAGTTTAGTGTTATTGGCACAAAGCCAAAAAGAGCGGTAA
- the thrB gene encoding homoserine kinase — MTHNERLSIKVPASSANLGPGFDSIGLALNLYLTLEIEKHDKWECRSECEELRDFPSDESHFICQVAIKTAANYGVTLPPCKINILSDIPLARGLGSSAAAIVAGIELADSVGELGLTTQEKLLLATKWEGHPDNVGASLFGGLVIGCYRQTEVDMLSFRDLPFEMVAMIPSEILLTKESREVLPTTYSQNEAIQASSTANLLVAALLSQNWTLAGKMMENDLFHQPYRKPLIHSYLEMEQLAKASGAFGVALSGAGPTVLCFIKKGKGKLLMQTMQAEFPEMNVKELTICNTGSIVSSAGLVK; from the coding sequence GTGACACATAATGAGCGATTAAGCATCAAAGTGCCAGCAAGTTCAGCAAACCTCGGACCAGGATTTGATTCCATTGGTTTGGCACTCAATCTCTATTTGACCTTAGAGATTGAGAAGCATGACAAATGGGAATGTCGATCTGAATGTGAAGAATTGAGGGATTTTCCATCTGATGAGAGTCATTTTATTTGCCAAGTAGCTATTAAAACCGCAGCGAATTATGGGGTGACGCTCCCACCATGCAAAATTAACATCCTGAGTGATATACCATTAGCACGAGGACTTGGCTCAAGTGCAGCGGCCATTGTTGCTGGTATTGAGCTGGCTGACTCGGTAGGAGAATTAGGATTGACTACCCAAGAGAAACTTCTCCTAGCTACTAAATGGGAAGGACATCCTGATAATGTGGGGGCATCCCTATTTGGTGGATTGGTGATTGGCTGCTATCGTCAAACTGAAGTGGATATGCTCTCATTTAGGGATCTTCCTTTCGAAATGGTAGCTATGATTCCATCAGAAATCTTACTGACGAAAGAATCTCGAGAAGTACTGCCTACAACTTATTCTCAGAACGAGGCAATCCAAGCTTCTTCCACGGCCAATTTATTAGTGGCAGCTCTATTAAGTCAAAACTGGACATTGGCGGGGAAAATGATGGAGAATGACTTATTTCATCAGCCCTATCGGAAACCGCTGATTCACTCCTATTTAGAAATGGAACAATTGGCCAAGGCTAGCGGTGCATTCGGAGTAGCCTTAAGCGGAGCTGGACCAACAGTGCTCTGTTTTATCAAAAAAGGTAAGGGGAAGCTGCTTATGCAAACAATGCAAGCTGAATTCCCAGAGATGAATGTAAAGGAATTGACCATATGTAATACGGGAAGCATTGTAAGTTCAGCAGGACTAGTGAAATAG
- the serA gene encoding phosphoglycerate dehydrogenase yields the protein MYKVLVTDGISNTGLKSLLEHPNFVVDRQPTLPVEELKTIIANYDALIVRSQTKVTDELLAAATRLRVIARAGVGVDNIDVNAATRKGIIVINAPGANTIAATEHTLAMMLSLARKIPQAHKKTSNGEWDRNSFKGVELYKKTLGVIGMGKIGTEVAKRAKSFGMNILGFDPYLTEERAQKLGITKASLDLIAQESDFITIHTPLTNDTRGIINDEYLSKTKKGVRFVNCARGGIIDEKALVRAIQSGHVAGAALDVFEKEPVADPELLENPNIIVTPHLGASTVEAQEKVAQEVSAEIIDIFETQSIQHAVNMPQMSGETQAKLQPYLLLGDQMGQLVIQLLNKQAPTKIEINYYGDLVNEDTELLTRTLLKGILSYHLSDSVNLINALHLLKEQGVSYNVVKNATNKGFANYMELSVSQGNDTAKIGATVLNGYGARILKINQYRIDVKPEKYLLYIKHRDVPGMIGKVGSLLGDHNINIGTMQVGRTEVGGEAIMVLTLDKTLSPNVIRVLKLIDGLKEAQVLELTTVDTFEPGQVEPEKVESI from the coding sequence ATGTACAAAGTACTCGTAACAGATGGAATTAGCAACACGGGATTAAAAAGTTTATTGGAGCATCCTAATTTCGTTGTCGACCGACAACCCACTCTTCCTGTAGAAGAGCTAAAAACAATTATCGCTAATTATGACGCCCTGATTGTGAGAAGCCAAACAAAAGTAACTGATGAACTTCTAGCAGCGGCTACCCGGCTTCGTGTCATTGCTCGGGCAGGTGTTGGAGTAGATAATATTGATGTCAATGCAGCGACACGCAAAGGAATTATTGTCATTAATGCACCTGGTGCCAATACCATTGCAGCAACCGAACATACTTTAGCGATGATGCTTTCATTAGCAAGAAAAATTCCCCAAGCCCACAAAAAAACCTCTAATGGCGAATGGGATCGTAACTCCTTTAAAGGTGTAGAACTTTATAAGAAAACACTAGGTGTCATCGGGATGGGAAAAATCGGAACAGAAGTGGCCAAAAGAGCTAAGAGCTTTGGCATGAACATTTTAGGTTTCGACCCTTACCTGACAGAGGAACGGGCGCAGAAACTGGGGATAACAAAGGCAAGTTTAGATTTAATTGCCCAGGAATCAGATTTTATTACTATCCATACCCCTCTAACTAACGATACTAGAGGCATTATCAATGATGAGTACTTAAGCAAAACCAAAAAAGGCGTCCGCTTTGTAAACTGTGCTCGCGGAGGCATTATTGATGAAAAGGCACTAGTTAGAGCCATTCAATCTGGCCATGTAGCAGGAGCCGCGCTTGATGTGTTTGAAAAAGAGCCAGTAGCCGATCCAGAGCTATTGGAAAATCCAAATATTATCGTGACACCACATCTTGGTGCTTCTACAGTAGAAGCACAGGAAAAAGTAGCTCAAGAAGTAAGTGCAGAAATCATTGACATTTTTGAAACACAATCCATTCAACACGCAGTCAATATGCCGCAAATGTCCGGGGAGACACAAGCAAAGCTGCAGCCATATTTACTTCTTGGAGACCAAATGGGGCAGCTTGTCATCCAACTTTTAAACAAACAAGCACCAACCAAAATTGAAATCAATTATTATGGTGATTTGGTGAACGAAGATACCGAGCTTCTCACCCGGACCTTACTGAAGGGGATCTTATCATACCATTTAAGTGACTCCGTTAACTTGATTAATGCTCTTCACCTGCTAAAGGAACAGGGTGTTTCCTATAATGTAGTAAAAAATGCAACCAACAAAGGGTTTGCGAATTATATGGAGCTTAGCGTATCACAAGGAAATGATACTGCGAAGATTGGAGCAACGGTTCTCAATGGCTATGGTGCGAGAATTCTAAAAATTAACCAATACCGGATTGATGTGAAACCGGAAAAGTACCTCCTATATATTAAGCACCGTGACGTTCCAGGTATGATTGGAAAAGTGGGCTCATTATTAGGAGACCACAATATCAACATTGGTACCATGCAAGTGGGCCGGACAGAAGTAGGCGGAGAAGCCATCATGGTACTGACTCTTGATAAAACATTAAGTCCAAATGTAATCAGGGTATTAAAGCTGATCGATGGATTAAAAGAAGCACAAGTCTTGGAGTTAACTACAGTGGATACCTTTGAACCAGGCCAGGTAGAGCCTGAAAAAGTGGAAAGCATCTAA
- a CDS encoding homoserine dehydrogenase encodes MKAISIGLLGLGTVGSGVVKIIKNHQDKLIHQVGCPVVIKKILVQDLHKSRPVEVEAQMLTSSADDILLDNDIDVVIEVMGGVQETKDYLITALRQGKHVVTANKDLMALHGSELLTVASEHGCDLFYEASVAGGIPILRGLADGLASDRITQMMGIVNGTTNYILTKMSNEGCSYDEVLKEAQELGFAEADPTSDVEGLDAARKMTILATLGFSMHIDLEDVKVSGISNVTEEDIRYGKQLGYTMKLIGFAHREGEKVEVSVAPTFLSDNHPLASVQNEYNAVYVYGEAVGETMFYGPGAGSMPTATAVVSDLVGVIKNLRLGVNGRSAVTPQYPKRLKEDNEKFSKYFLRIHVQDEVGVFADITSIFAKYGVSFEKILQLPIKKNETSEIVLVTHRASVTNYDKILLELYDLAAVKEIKSAYKVVRKSL; translated from the coding sequence ATGAAAGCAATCTCGATTGGATTATTAGGCTTAGGAACAGTGGGTTCTGGTGTAGTCAAAATCATTAAAAATCATCAAGATAAATTAATTCACCAAGTGGGATGTCCTGTTGTTATCAAAAAAATTCTTGTACAAGACCTACATAAAAGTAGACCTGTTGAAGTAGAAGCGCAAATGTTAACTTCAAGTGCTGATGATATTCTTTTGGACAATGACATTGATGTTGTCATCGAGGTAATGGGTGGAGTCCAAGAAACAAAAGATTATTTAATCACTGCTCTTCGTCAAGGAAAACATGTAGTGACAGCTAACAAAGATTTAATGGCCTTGCATGGTTCAGAACTGTTAACTGTTGCCTCCGAACACGGTTGTGATTTGTTTTATGAAGCAAGTGTGGCTGGAGGTATTCCTATTTTGCGAGGCCTCGCTGACGGCCTGGCATCTGACCGAATTACACAAATGATGGGGATCGTAAATGGTACCACTAACTATATTTTAACAAAAATGAGCAACGAAGGCTGCTCTTATGACGAAGTTCTTAAGGAAGCACAGGAGCTGGGTTTTGCAGAAGCTGATCCAACCTCAGACGTGGAAGGCTTAGACGCGGCTCGAAAAATGACCATTCTAGCTACATTGGGCTTCTCTATGCATATCGATTTAGAAGATGTAAAAGTAAGTGGAATTTCTAATGTAACAGAAGAAGACATTCGTTATGGCAAACAATTGGGTTATACAATGAAATTAATTGGCTTCGCACACCGTGAAGGAGAGAAAGTGGAAGTAAGTGTGGCACCAACTTTCTTGTCAGATAACCATCCGCTAGCCTCTGTGCAAAATGAATACAATGCGGTATATGTGTACGGTGAAGCGGTAGGAGAGACGATGTTTTATGGCCCTGGAGCAGGAAGTATGCCAACTGCTACAGCCGTTGTTTCTGACCTTGTGGGTGTGATCAAAAATTTAAGGCTTGGTGTGAATGGAAGAAGTGCTGTAACACCGCAATACCCTAAGAGATTAAAAGAGGATAATGAGAAATTTTCAAAGTATTTCTTAAGAATTCATGTTCAGGATGAGGTAGGTGTGTTTGCTGATATTACCTCTATTTTTGCAAAATATGGAGTAAGCTTTGAAAAAATCCTTCAACTACCAATTAAGAAGAATGAAACTTCGGAAATTGTTTTAGTGACACACAGAGCATCTGTCACCAATTACGATAAAATTTTACTAGAATTATATGATTTAGCTGCAGTAAAAGAAATTAAAAGCGCATATAAGGTTGTGAGGAAATCATTATGA
- a CDS encoding EAL domain-containing protein, with protein sequence MSIKKKIPLLFCILVFLILLSNNTFHFLRSKNQLLNYNEKEIEMIIKEVSFQVEKTKEGSLYVEDILGRDLRIASLAIKQKLPPNYQDISNEQLITLAKEVGVSHITLLAKTPDDIIGVKSSDPEEINMSTKDWGYWYDAFRQLFALTPVSVGKGITLPFYWSGPIEIASSDPDHIDKWGYYFDGSTNYIINPYFRDNEVLEYEERFGPGKIIEGFIKERAVLELSVINPKNFGKKSEVVHLNGNSYIRISARPIWYGSYKYRNVKTDSAFVQKAITDNQVQSYRVCLKGKSVMKTFVPVFPENDQPYVIGLVYNYGLIQQELSHELLVHVLLSIAIMIIVLIISFIFSRSITQPIGYIVDQVNEIAQGNYGKNIRLNRKDELGLLTENVNALSKHLQTYVKDLNQSKELIEYQAYHDPLTGLLNRRYVLEKLTPFINRANETGENISVLFIDLDRFKQVNDSFGHSKGDEILKTVASRIKSCLPTNENTIITRQGGDEFIIFLVNFGTSETLIVAEKIVSSLKKSYSLDGSEIYLGASCGISIYPEQSKDIDTLVIYADLAMYAAKKLGGNKVMAYSDKINNPNMKRPRFEARLRHVIENGKIEVFYQPKIQADSNKVFGAEALVRWNDEELGFVSPDLFIPIAEDTGLIQPLWEFVMKTACQQVSRWNMSIPFPLSVSVNFSARQFQEPDNMVKRVQEILSDSKLDPKNFEIEITESILLNKSTEIVHALQTLQNMGIAISIDDFGTGYSSLSYLKDLPIDSLKIDKSFIQNIDVEWRNSEIPEAIINFARSLHLNVIAEGVEQDYQKEFLLAKNCLQMQGYLFSKPLNKDDFERFILDAEKG encoded by the coding sequence TTGTCCATTAAGAAAAAGATTCCGCTGCTTTTTTGTATTTTAGTTTTCTTGATTCTACTTAGCAATAATACCTTTCATTTTTTACGATCTAAAAATCAGTTGCTAAACTATAATGAAAAAGAAATCGAAATGATTATCAAAGAGGTTTCCTTCCAGGTAGAAAAAACAAAGGAAGGATCGCTTTATGTTGAAGATATTCTTGGCAGGGATCTTAGAATTGCCTCATTAGCCATCAAGCAAAAACTCCCACCAAACTATCAAGATATAAGCAATGAACAGTTAATAACATTAGCTAAAGAAGTTGGCGTTTCTCATATCACTTTGTTAGCCAAAACACCGGATGATATTATTGGCGTCAAATCCTCAGATCCTGAAGAAATCAACATGTCTACAAAGGATTGGGGGTATTGGTACGATGCCTTCCGACAGCTATTCGCCTTAACACCTGTTTCCGTAGGTAAAGGAATTACCTTACCATTTTATTGGTCAGGTCCTATAGAAATTGCTTCCTCTGATCCCGATCACATTGATAAGTGGGGCTATTATTTTGATGGGTCTACGAACTACATCATCAATCCCTATTTTCGAGACAATGAAGTGTTAGAATACGAGGAACGATTTGGGCCTGGAAAAATCATTGAAGGCTTTATAAAAGAACGAGCTGTTTTAGAATTATCGGTTATTAACCCTAAAAACTTTGGAAAAAAGAGTGAAGTAGTTCATTTAAATGGAAACAGCTATATACGTATCTCTGCCAGACCGATTTGGTATGGATCTTACAAATACCGTAATGTAAAAACAGATTCAGCATTTGTTCAAAAGGCAATTACAGATAACCAAGTGCAATCTTATCGGGTTTGTTTAAAGGGAAAAAGTGTTATGAAAACCTTTGTTCCAGTCTTTCCAGAAAACGACCAACCCTATGTCATTGGGCTTGTCTATAATTATGGGCTGATTCAGCAAGAGTTAAGCCATGAATTATTAGTACACGTGCTCTTGTCCATTGCCATAATGATCATAGTATTGATTATCAGCTTTATCTTTTCACGTTCCATTACACAGCCGATTGGTTATATAGTGGATCAGGTGAATGAGATCGCACAAGGAAATTACGGAAAAAACATCCGTTTAAATCGTAAAGATGAATTAGGGCTGTTAACAGAGAACGTAAATGCTCTTTCTAAGCATTTGCAAACATATGTGAAGGACTTGAATCAAAGTAAAGAGCTTATTGAATATCAGGCCTATCATGACCCATTAACAGGTTTATTAAACAGAAGATATGTACTTGAAAAACTAACCCCTTTTATTAATCGAGCCAATGAAACTGGTGAGAATATTTCAGTTTTATTCATCGACTTGGATCGGTTTAAACAAGTAAATGACTCCTTTGGACATAGCAAAGGAGATGAGATTTTGAAGACTGTTGCCAGCCGTATTAAAAGCTGCCTGCCTACAAATGAGAATACTATAATTACGAGGCAAGGCGGAGATGAATTTATCATTTTTTTAGTGAATTTTGGAACGTCCGAGACGCTCATTGTTGCTGAAAAAATCGTAAGCAGTTTAAAAAAATCCTATTCTCTTGATGGCAGTGAAATCTACCTTGGTGCCAGTTGTGGTATTAGTATCTATCCTGAACAATCAAAGGATATTGATACCCTGGTCATTTATGCAGATTTAGCCATGTATGCGGCTAAGAAACTGGGTGGCAATAAGGTAATGGCTTACTCGGACAAAATTAATAATCCAAATATGAAAAGGCCAAGATTTGAAGCACGTTTGCGTCACGTAATAGAGAATGGAAAAATTGAAGTGTTTTATCAGCCTAAGATCCAAGCGGATTCTAATAAAGTGTTTGGTGCAGAAGCATTGGTTAGATGGAATGACGAAGAATTGGGGTTCGTGTCTCCTGATTTGTTTATCCCGATTGCGGAGGATACGGGCCTTATTCAACCATTGTGGGAATTTGTCATGAAGACAGCCTGTCAACAAGTGAGCAGGTGGAACATGTCCATTCCATTTCCTCTATCAGTATCGGTAAATTTCTCAGCTCGTCAATTCCAAGAGCCTGACAACATGGTGAAACGGGTTCAAGAGATTCTTTCTGACAGTAAGTTAGACCCAAAGAATTTTGAAATAGAAATTACGGAAAGCATACTCCTAAATAAATCAACTGAAATTGTCCATGCATTGCAGACCCTTCAAAATATGGGCATAGCCATTTCTATTGATGATTTTGGTACTGGTTACTCTTCCTTAAGTTATTTAAAGGATTTACCCATTGATTCTTTAAAAATTGATAAATCATTCATTCAGAATATCGATGTAGAATGGAGAAATTCAGAAATACCAGAAGCCATTATTAATTTTGCCCGCAGCTTGCATCTTAATGTTATCGCAGAAGGGGTAGAACAGGACTATCAAAAGGAATTTCTACTAGCAAAAAATTGCCTGCAAATGCAAGGGTACCTCTTCAGTAAACCATTGAACAAAGATGATTTTGAAAGGTTTATATTGGACGCAGAAAAAGGGTGA
- a CDS encoding Dps family protein — MKKNQLVDVLNKQIANWSVLYIKLHNYHWYVKGEQFFTLHAKFEEFYNEAGLHVDELAERLLAIGGNPVATMKECLELASVEEASGKESASEMVQSLINDFSIVIGELKEGMSTAEELDDETTGDMLLAIHSGLEKHVWMLTAYLGKRV; from the coding sequence ATGAAAAAAAATCAGTTAGTCGATGTTCTTAACAAACAAATAGCCAATTGGTCTGTCTTGTATATTAAATTACACAACTATCATTGGTATGTAAAAGGAGAACAGTTCTTCACCTTACACGCTAAATTCGAGGAATTCTATAATGAAGCTGGATTACACGTCGATGAATTAGCAGAACGCTTACTAGCAATCGGCGGCAATCCTGTTGCTACAATGAAGGAGTGCCTAGAGCTTGCTTCAGTTGAGGAAGCCTCAGGTAAGGAATCCGCATCTGAAATGGTTCAATCTCTTATAAATGATTTCTCGATCGTCATTGGTGAGTTAAAAGAAGGGATGAGCACCGCAGAGGAATTAGATGATGAAACAACTGGAGATATGCTTCTAGCTATTCATTCAGGTTTAGAAAAGCATGTTTGGATGCTAACTGCTTATCTTGGTAAACGAGTTTAA
- the thrC gene encoding threonine synthase has protein sequence MRWPGLLEAYQEFLPINNETPKLTLNEGNTPLIKLERLSKEWNVDLYVKMEGANPTGSFKDRGMVMAVAKAVEEGSKTVICASTGNTSAAAAAYAARAGLKCIIVIPEGKIALGKLAQAMMYGAEIISIEGNFDQALQMVRNISEEEPITLVNSVNPFRLEGQKTAAFEVCEQLGEAPDILAIPVGNAGNISAYWKGFKEFADKKGTGLPRMFGYEAAGAAALVYNRVFENPETIATAIRIGNPASWDLAVSAVRESDGQFDEVSDEEIVAAYKKLASSEGVFAEPASCASIAGIYKSIQQGKVKKGTKIVAVLTGNGLKDPDTAIGNSLVKPVQLPNDEAAVKGHIKGVVQRDT, from the coding sequence ATGAGATGGCCAGGACTATTAGAAGCATATCAAGAATTTTTACCAATAAATAATGAAACTCCTAAACTAACATTAAATGAAGGGAACACACCTTTAATCAAGCTCGAACGGCTTTCTAAAGAATGGAATGTGGACCTTTATGTGAAGATGGAGGGGGCAAACCCAACCGGTTCATTTAAAGATAGAGGAATGGTAATGGCAGTTGCCAAAGCAGTGGAGGAAGGAAGCAAAACAGTAATCTGTGCCTCCACTGGTAACACTTCTGCTGCTGCAGCGGCATATGCAGCAAGAGCTGGTTTAAAGTGTATAATCGTTATTCCAGAAGGGAAGATTGCCTTAGGGAAGCTTGCACAAGCAATGATGTATGGTGCTGAAATCATCTCTATTGAGGGGAATTTTGATCAAGCATTGCAAATGGTCCGAAATATAAGCGAAGAAGAACCCATCACACTAGTAAATTCAGTAAATCCATTCCGACTCGAAGGGCAAAAAACGGCTGCATTTGAGGTATGTGAGCAGTTAGGGGAAGCTCCGGACATTTTAGCCATCCCAGTGGGAAATGCAGGAAACATTAGTGCCTATTGGAAAGGATTTAAGGAATTTGCTGATAAGAAGGGAACAGGATTGCCGCGAATGTTTGGTTATGAAGCAGCAGGTGCAGCTGCACTTGTGTATAACCGAGTATTTGAAAATCCAGAAACGATAGCAACAGCCATCCGAATCGGAAACCCGGCCAGCTGGGATTTAGCGGTTTCGGCTGTTCGTGAATCAGATGGGCAATTTGATGAAGTAAGTGATGAAGAAATCGTAGCTGCTTATAAAAAATTAGCTTCATCAGAAGGAGTTTTTGCAGAGCCTGCATCCTGTGCGTCGATTGCTGGCATTTATAAAAGTATCCAACAGGGTAAGGTGAAAAAGGGAACAAAAATTGTTGCGGTTCTTACTGGAAACGGATTGAAGGATCCAGATACGGCGATTGGCAACAGTCTTGTTAAGCCCGTACAGCTACCGAATGATGAAGCAGCGGTGAAAGGTCATATCAAAGGTGTTGTCCAACGTGACACATAA
- a CDS encoding YjcZ family sporulation protein — MSDGRHHNNNGFALIVVLFILLVIVGAAYLY, encoded by the coding sequence ATGTCAGACGGCAGACACCACAACAACAACGGTTTTGCTCTAATCGTTGTGTTATTCATCCTTTTAGTTATCGTTGGTGCAGCATATCTTTACTAA
- a CDS encoding HAD family hydrolase, with the protein MVKTILFDVDGVLLSEEHYFDASALTVWEMLTSKNYLGLSPEKFKTNYTASEIKEIREHVFVNDKVLKFMKSRGLNANWDMIYLSFSHQLIHLLSQIKEHELDQIKKWCQSPITRETLLEMGKVLSNYEVKTNFSLFLEDFKRSEATKQELLDYLNKLAKEKVGVETTIFLKGELWSVCEHVSQEWYVGDEHVLASTGRPSVQIGKKGFLANETTLASKEEISKLFQYLTTSGYTIGIGTGRPELETILPFHHLNWLQYFEEKRIVTADEVLKAEQLLPVTKSLSKPHPFTYIMGLKGKDTPALDCLNTVLPIENGEEVLVVGDSLADLLAARQLGCQFAAVLTGLSGKDARSEFEKQEADYILDSVLDIKGILE; encoded by the coding sequence TTGGTTAAAACAATATTATTTGACGTCGATGGTGTCTTGTTAAGTGAGGAACACTATTTTGATGCTTCAGCTTTGACGGTGTGGGAGATGCTAACTAGCAAAAATTATTTGGGTCTGTCTCCTGAAAAATTTAAAACAAACTATACTGCATCTGAAATAAAGGAAATAAGAGAACATGTTTTTGTAAATGACAAGGTCCTTAAATTTATGAAATCACGCGGCCTAAACGCCAACTGGGACATGATCTATTTGTCATTCAGCCATCAGCTAATTCACCTGCTGTCTCAAATCAAAGAGCATGAACTTGATCAAATCAAGAAATGGTGTCAGTCACCCATTACTCGTGAAACACTGCTGGAAATGGGCAAGGTCCTTAGTAATTATGAAGTGAAAACAAACTTCAGCTTATTTTTGGAGGATTTTAAGCGATCAGAGGCTACGAAGCAAGAGCTACTGGACTATTTAAATAAGCTTGCAAAGGAAAAGGTGGGAGTGGAAACTACAATTTTCCTAAAAGGTGAGCTATGGTCTGTTTGTGAACATGTTTCACAGGAATGGTATGTAGGAGATGAGCATGTGCTTGCTTCTACGGGAAGGCCCTCTGTCCAAATAGGGAAAAAGGGATTCCTTGCTAATGAAACAACATTAGCTTCTAAGGAGGAAATTAGTAAGCTGTTTCAGTATCTAACCACATCTGGATATACGATTGGGATAGGGACTGGAAGACCGGAATTAGAAACCATTCTGCCATTTCATCATTTAAATTGGTTACAGTATTTTGAGGAAAAACGGATTGTGACCGCTGATGAGGTGCTTAAGGCGGAACAGTTGCTTCCAGTAACAAAATCACTTTCAAAGCCTCATCCGTTTACATATATCATGGGTCTAAAAGGGAAAGATACACCTGCACTGGACTGTTTAAATACAGTTCTACCTATAGAAAATGGGGAAGAGGTATTAGTTGTCGGGGATTCGTTGGCAGACCTTCTGGCTGCCAGACAGTTGGGATGTCAATTTGCTGCAGTCCTAACAGGTCTCTCAGGAAAAGACGCAAGAAGTGAATTTGAAAAACAAGAAGCGGACTATATTTTAGATTCGGTGTTAGATATTAAAGGGATTTTAGAATAA
- a CDS encoding cell wall hydrolase — MKKLKKIVIAAGLILSMSAFTSNVKTEAATTTHKIQYGETYWKIAKGFGVPINTLMATNHSKPLYAGQNMLIPNSPITPADKELMARLVHAEAVGEPYAGKVAVATVILNRVKSPDFPSTVKSVIYQISNGHYAFTPVANGQINQPADNASKRAVNEAIALMGKGNGSLFFYNPKTSTSSWITSRQVTVTIGNHRFAR, encoded by the coding sequence ATGAAAAAACTTAAAAAAATAGTAATTGCAGCCGGGTTAATTTTATCCATGTCAGCCTTTACGTCTAATGTAAAAACAGAAGCGGCGACTACTACTCATAAAATTCAATATGGTGAAACATATTGGAAGATTGCAAAAGGTTTTGGTGTTCCTATTAATACTTTAATGGCTACAAATCATTCGAAGCCACTTTATGCTGGTCAAAACATGTTAATTCCTAATTCGCCAATTACACCAGCAGATAAAGAATTAATGGCACGTTTAGTCCATGCTGAAGCAGTAGGTGAACCATATGCCGGTAAAGTTGCTGTAGCGACAGTTATTTTAAATCGAGTAAAAAGCCCGGATTTCCCATCAACGGTGAAGAGTGTCATTTATCAAATTTCAAATGGCCATTATGCTTTCACTCCGGTAGCAAACGGCCAGATTAATCAGCCTGCGGATAATGCATCTAAGAGAGCGGTTAATGAAGCGATTGCATTAATGGGTAAAGGGAATGGATCCTTATTCTTCTATAATCCTAAAACTTCAACAAGCTCATGGATCACTTCACGCCAAGTAACGGTGACAATCGGAAATCACCGCTTTGCAAGATAA